From a region of the Tateyamaria omphalii genome:
- a CDS encoding Lin0512 family protein — MSGPMIVEFGLGTSLRRGSYTEAAARAVRAALWRNSINLAEYMGVGKEDMVIDVHIGCARPDRVDTSVLAEVFPYGKTSFTVSEGGLDVARPEGTGNPTVMAQAALIVSVEVPHA, encoded by the coding sequence ATGAGCGGACCGATGATCGTTGAATTTGGCCTCGGCACCTCCCTGCGCCGCGGCAGCTACACCGAGGCGGCGGCGCGCGCCGTGCGCGCCGCCCTCTGGCGCAACTCCATCAACCTCGCCGAATATATGGGCGTCGGCAAAGAGGACATGGTGATCGACGTCCATATCGGCTGCGCCCGTCCCGACCGCGTGGACACCTCCGTGCTGGCCGAGGTGTTCCCCTACGGCAAAACATCCTTCACGGTCAGCGAAGGGGGCCTTGACGTCGCCCGCCCCGAAGGCACCGGCAACCCGACAGTGATGGCGCAGGCCGCCCTGATCGTCTCGGTCGAGGTGCCGCATGCCTGA
- a CDS encoding Lin0512 family protein produces the protein MPEQRLIIEMAQGVDLHGRDDTKAARRAVEQALQGASLPIFGTLDVDRNAMRIVVHIATPRPETVDTDAIAALLPYGQVEVIAEKGGLDVPVAGDVAVMAVAALEVFLPTRTD, from the coding sequence ATGCCTGAACAACGGCTCATCATCGAAATGGCGCAAGGCGTGGACCTGCACGGGCGCGACGACACAAAGGCTGCACGCCGCGCGGTCGAACAGGCGCTGCAAGGCGCCTCGTTGCCGATCTTCGGCACGCTGGATGTGGACCGCAACGCCATGCGGATCGTCGTGCACATCGCCACACCGCGCCCCGAAACGGTGGACACGGATGCGATTGCGGCCCTCCTGCCCTACGGCCAGGTTGAGGTCATCGCAGAAAAAGGCGGGCTCGACGTGCCGGTCGCTGGCGACGTGGCGGTGATGGCCGTCGCGGCACTCGAAGTCTTCCTCCCCACGCGCACGGACTAA
- a CDS encoding ABC transporter ATP-binding protein, with protein MTAPRLEIRNLVRSFGGRRVVDGVSLSIQPGQVTCLLGPSGCGKSTTLRIIAGVEMQDSGEIHVDGSLICDTRFRVPPERREIGLMFQDFALFPHLSVEGNVAYGLSGNRDEKRARVEEMLDRVRMSRFIDMFPHQLSGGEQQRIALARALAPRPRIMLMDEPFSGLDNRLRDGIRDETLAILKEEDTGVLLVTHEPEEAMRMADEIALMRNGRIVQQGAPYNVYTRPVDRASVAFFSDANRFGAVVDGALAVTPFGPFLAPGVADGTLVDIVFRPQHVKIDFDRAGVGPAPTAIEGTAARAQVIRARFMGNESLVEFRLDDSGALIKSTVPGVFLPQPQTVMWLRVRRDKCYVFPRQEVAE; from the coding sequence GTGACAGCGCCTCGGCTGGAAATTCGCAACCTTGTGCGCAGCTTTGGCGGCCGGCGTGTGGTGGATGGGGTCAGCCTGTCGATCCAACCGGGCCAGGTGACGTGCCTTCTGGGCCCCTCGGGCTGCGGCAAGTCGACGACATTGCGCATCATCGCCGGGGTCGAAATGCAGGATTCCGGCGAAATCCACGTGGACGGATCGCTGATCTGCGACACCCGCTTCCGCGTCCCCCCCGAACGGCGCGAGATCGGGCTGATGTTCCAGGACTTCGCCCTCTTTCCGCACCTGAGTGTCGAGGGCAACGTCGCCTATGGCCTCTCCGGCAACCGCGATGAAAAACGCGCCCGGGTCGAAGAGATGCTGGACCGCGTGCGCATGTCCCGCTTCATCGACATGTTTCCGCACCAGCTGTCGGGCGGCGAACAGCAACGCATCGCGCTGGCCCGCGCGCTCGCCCCCCGCCCCCGCATCATGCTGATGGACGAGCCGTTCTCGGGCCTCGACAACCGCCTGCGCGACGGTATCCGGGACGAGACGCTGGCCATCCTCAAGGAAGAAGACACCGGCGTCCTGCTTGTCACCCACGAGCCCGAAGAAGCGATGCGCATGGCCGACGAAATCGCGCTGATGCGGAACGGCAGGATCGTGCAGCAAGGCGCGCCCTACAACGTCTACACACGGCCCGTCGATCGCGCCTCGGTCGCGTTCTTCTCGGATGCCAACCGCTTCGGCGCCGTGGTCGATGGCGCGCTCGCCGTCACCCCCTTCGGCCCCTTCCTCGCCCCCGGCGTCGCCGATGGCACCCTCGTTGACATCGTGTTCCGCCCCCAGCACGTCAAAATCGACTTTGACCGCGCAGGCGTCGGCCCCGCCCCCACCGCCATCGAAGGCACCGCCGCGCGGGCGCAAGTGATCCGCGCGCGCTTCATGGGCAATGAAAGCCTCGTGGAATTCCGGCTCGATGACAGCGGCGCGCTCATCAAATCCACCGTGCCCGGCGTCTTCCTGCCGCAACCGCAAACGGTGATGTGGCTGCGCGTGCGCCGCGACAAATGCTATGTATTCCCCAGACAGGAGGTCGCGGAATGA